TCACTCCCCAGCTCGACAGGAATTATTTCAAATCGATCTACTTCCGCGAACCGGGAGGGGTTCTTTTCGAGATAGCGACCGATCCGCCCGGTTTTACCGTCGATGAGGATTTGGCGAACCTGGGGCGGGGGTTGAAGCTCCCCGGATGGCTCGAGTCGAGGAGAGATGAAATAGAAAGTGCGCTCCCCCCGATAGATTAGAGGAATTTATGGGCATCGAGCCTGAGTTCGTTCATATATACATACCTCCTGAAAACCCATCCGCGGGGAATACTCTCCTCCTTCTCCACGGAACAGGGGGCGATGAGGAGAGCATGGTCCCTCTTGCGGAGAGCATACTCCCCGGCGCCGGGATACTGAGTCCCAGGGGCAAAGTACTCGAGAACGGCATGCCGAGGTTCTTCAGGCGCTTCGCGGAAGGTGTCTTCGACCTCGAGGATTTGCGTTTCAGGACTGCGGAGCTCGCTGATTTCATATTCAAAGCCTCAGAGACTTATTCCTTCGACAGGGATAAGCTCGTCGCGGCCGGGTATTCGAACGGGGCGAACATAGCGGCGAGCGTTCTCCTCACCTATTCGGGCGTAATTCCTTATGCCGTGCTTTTCCACCCGATGGTCCCCTTCGTGCCGGAGAGTCTGCCCGATCTCTCAGTCGCGTGCGTTCTGATCACGGC
This DNA window, taken from Thermodesulfobacteriota bacterium, encodes the following:
- a CDS encoding alpha/beta hydrolase; the encoded protein is MGIEPEFVHIYIPPENPSAGNTLLLLHGTGGDEESMVPLAESILPGAGILSPRGKVLENGMPRFFRRFAEGVFDLEDLRFRTAELADFIFKASETYSFDRDKLVAAGYSNGANIAASVLLTYSGVIPYAVLFHPMVPFVPESLPDLSVACVLITAGRNDPIVSPGDTENLARLLKEAGARVDVFWQENGHSLTREEITAARSFLIESLE